A window of the Helianthus annuus cultivar XRQ/B chromosome 4, HanXRQr2.0-SUNRISE, whole genome shotgun sequence genome harbors these coding sequences:
- the LOC118491676 gene encoding FCS-Like Zinc finger 17-like, whose protein sequence is MAKYFKVETVSMESKAVGLKILTTKAHTHSKPIFQRNQILSHHPPPPCFLKSCFLCHKHLPLNKEVYMYRGNQGFCSEECRSRQIYIDDVAQLEISTKKMIRQSRRCNNPHPCPRKNSMASPIFS, encoded by the exons ATGGCCAAATACTTCAAAGTGGAGACAGTTTCAATGGAATCAAAAGCTGTTGGTTTAAAGATTCTTACCACCAAAGCTCACACTCATTCCAAACCCATTTTCCAAAGGAATCAAATTCTATCTCATCATCCACCCCCACCTTGTTTTCTCAAATCTTGTTTTCTTTGTCACAAGCACCTTCCCCTTAACAAAGAGGTTTATATGTACAG AGGGAATCAAGGCTTCTGCAGCGAAGAGTGCAGGAGCAGACAGATATACATAGATGATGTAGCACAACTTGAGATATCCACCAAGAAAATGATACGCCAATCTCGCCGATGTAACAATCCGCACCCTTGCCCTCGGAAAAACTCCATGGCTTCTCCTATATTTTCATAA